Proteins co-encoded in one Cupriavidus nantongensis genomic window:
- a CDS encoding ribonuclease catalytic domain-containing protein gives MQLLFEEGGEIRAGTVLNQQGEAYQVELPAGKRTKVKSRDVLLQFAQPSAPELVRQTGELVAEIDLDFLWECAPEAEFGFAELAAEYYGAEPGAVQQAALAMALHGNPVYFRRKGRGRYQRAPEDQLKAALAALERKRQQALVQAEYEDQLKALTLPESFRNKVLQLLFKPDKNSLEYKAMDAACTALGMSPMRLMVAAGGVASARALHEAKFLAECFPKGTGFPDTDVPEPPADLPLAEVEAFSIDDVTTTEIDDALSVTQLPDGKLRIGIHIAAPALGIRRGEPLDVIARQRLSTVYFPGDKITMLPDPVVERYTLQEGRVCPALSLYVTVDPSVWLITGSETRAEMVPIAANLRHNLLDDVITEASFAEGTGDYPFREALTRLWHFAGYLYDERQKARLASGLRPETHNRADFNFYLDDQADGSQRVRIEQRKRGSPLDKIVAEMMILANSTWGKLLADHGVPGIYRTQKAWGMHRTRMQTYPAPHEGLGVAQYAWSTSPLRRYVDLVNQWQILAVAQHGVTAKLVAPFKPKDADLLAAVADFEGTYAAYADHQSTMERYWCLRWLKQENRERMVASVLKEGAVRFTEIPLVTRVPELVQAQRGTQVLLEIGETDEITLEVSCRVLEIFAGEGEVPEEELESDEEAAEISAEAAAEEAAEQAAEHAAGVADEEPAAAGGDAGGEASGERDTGTPAAG, from the coding sequence ATGCAGTTGCTGTTCGAAGAAGGCGGCGAGATCCGCGCCGGCACCGTGCTGAACCAGCAGGGCGAGGCTTACCAGGTGGAGCTGCCGGCCGGCAAGCGCACCAAGGTCAAGTCGCGCGACGTGCTGCTGCAGTTCGCGCAGCCGTCGGCGCCCGAGCTGGTGCGCCAGACCGGCGAGCTGGTGGCCGAGATCGACCTGGACTTCCTGTGGGAATGCGCGCCCGAGGCCGAGTTCGGCTTTGCCGAGCTGGCCGCCGAATACTACGGCGCCGAGCCCGGCGCGGTGCAGCAGGCGGCGCTGGCGATGGCGCTGCACGGCAATCCGGTGTACTTCCGCCGCAAGGGGCGCGGCCGCTACCAGCGCGCGCCCGAAGACCAGCTCAAGGCCGCGCTGGCCGCGCTCGAGCGCAAGCGCCAGCAGGCGCTGGTGCAGGCCGAATATGAAGACCAGCTGAAGGCGCTGACGCTGCCGGAATCGTTCCGCAACAAGGTGCTGCAGCTGCTGTTCAAGCCCGACAAGAACAGCCTGGAATACAAGGCCATGGACGCCGCCTGCACCGCGCTCGGCATGTCGCCGATGCGGCTGATGGTGGCCGCCGGCGGCGTCGCCAGCGCGCGCGCGCTGCACGAGGCCAAGTTCCTCGCCGAGTGCTTTCCCAAGGGCACCGGCTTTCCCGATACCGACGTGCCCGAGCCGCCGGCCGACCTGCCGCTGGCCGAGGTCGAGGCGTTCTCGATCGACGACGTCACCACCACCGAGATCGACGACGCGCTGTCGGTGACGCAACTGCCCGACGGCAAGCTGCGCATCGGCATCCATATCGCCGCGCCGGCGCTGGGCATCCGCCGCGGCGAGCCGCTCGACGTAATCGCGCGCCAGCGCCTGTCGACGGTCTATTTCCCGGGCGACAAGATCACCATGCTGCCTGACCCGGTGGTCGAGCGCTACACGCTGCAGGAAGGCCGGGTGTGCCCGGCGCTGTCGCTGTACGTGACGGTGGACCCGTCGGTGTGGCTGATCACCGGCAGCGAGACCCGCGCCGAGATGGTGCCGATCGCCGCCAACCTGCGCCACAACCTGCTCGACGATGTCATCACCGAGGCCTCGTTCGCCGAAGGCACCGGCGACTACCCGTTCCGCGAGGCGCTGACCCGGCTGTGGCACTTTGCCGGCTATCTGTACGACGAGCGCCAGAAGGCGCGCCTGGCCAGCGGCCTGCGCCCCGAAACGCATAACCGCGCCGACTTCAACTTCTATCTCGACGACCAGGCCGACGGCAGCCAGCGCGTGCGCATCGAGCAGCGCAAGCGCGGCTCGCCGCTGGACAAGATCGTGGCCGAGATGATGATCCTGGCCAACAGCACCTGGGGCAAGCTGCTGGCCGACCATGGCGTGCCCGGCATCTACCGCACGCAAAAGGCGTGGGGCATGCACCGCACGCGCATGCAAACCTACCCCGCGCCGCACGAAGGCCTGGGCGTGGCGCAGTACGCGTGGAGCACCTCGCCGCTGCGCCGCTATGTCGACCTGGTCAACCAGTGGCAGATCCTGGCGGTGGCCCAGCATGGCGTGACCGCCAAGCTGGTGGCGCCGTTCAAGCCCAAGGACGCCGACCTGCTGGCCGCGGTGGCCGACTTCGAAGGCACCTACGCCGCCTATGCCGACCACCAGTCGACCATGGAGCGCTACTGGTGCCTGCGCTGGCTCAAGCAGGAAAACCGCGAGCGCATGGTGGCGTCGGTGCTCAAGGAAGGCGCGGTGCGCTTTACCGAGATCCCGCTGGTCACGCGCGTGCCCGAGCTGGTGCAGGCGCAGCGCGGCACCCAGGTGCTGCTCGAGATCGGCGAGACCGACGAGATCACGCTGGAGGTCTCGTGCCGGGTGCTCGAGATCTTCGCCGGTGAAGGCGAAGTCCCCGAGGAAGAGCTGGAAAGCGACGAGGAAGCCGCGGAGATCTCGGCTGAAGCCGCTGCCGAGGAAGCGGCCGAACAAGCCGCCGAGCACGCCGCGGGCGTGGCCGACGAGGAGCCGGCCGCAGCCGGCGGCGACGCTGGCGGCGAGGCGTCGGGCGAGCGCGACACCGGCACCCCGGCGGCCGGCTGA
- the fabG gene encoding 3-oxoacyl-ACP reductase FabG encodes MKLQGRVAIITGAAAGIGFATAQRFAEDGAIVVLCDVQEARVHEAAARLAATGATVSAYRVDVTRRDEVDAMVAAVLAAHQRIDILVNNAGITKDARLAKMTEAQFDAVIDVNLKGVFNCAQAVAGLMTEQGKGVILNASSVVGLYGNFGQTNYAASKFGVIGFTKTWARELGPKGVRVNAVCPGFVNTEILQTVPDKVLDGMKSSCWLRRLAEPAEIASIYAFLASDDASYVNGVAIEASGGMSL; translated from the coding sequence ATGAAACTGCAGGGTCGGGTTGCCATCATCACCGGTGCCGCCGCCGGCATCGGCTTTGCCACCGCGCAGCGCTTTGCCGAAGACGGCGCCATCGTCGTGCTGTGCGACGTGCAGGAAGCGCGCGTGCACGAGGCCGCCGCCAGGCTGGCGGCCACCGGCGCCACCGTATCGGCCTACCGCGTCGACGTGACGCGCCGCGACGAGGTCGACGCCATGGTCGCCGCCGTGCTGGCCGCGCACCAGCGTATCGATATCCTCGTCAACAACGCCGGCATCACCAAGGACGCGCGCCTGGCCAAGATGACCGAGGCCCAGTTCGATGCCGTCATCGACGTCAACCTGAAGGGCGTGTTCAACTGCGCGCAGGCCGTGGCCGGGCTGATGACCGAGCAGGGCAAGGGCGTGATCCTGAACGCTTCCAGCGTGGTCGGCCTGTACGGCAATTTCGGCCAGACCAACTACGCCGCCAGCAAGTTCGGCGTGATCGGCTTCACCAAGACCTGGGCGCGCGAACTGGGCCCCAAGGGCGTGCGCGTGAACGCGGTGTGCCCGGGCTTCGTCAATACCGAGATCCTGCAGACCGTGCCGGACAAGGTGCTGGACGGCATGAAGTCGTCGTGCTGGCTGCGCCGGCTGGCCGAGCCGGCCGAGATCGCCAGCATCTACGCCTTCCTGGCCAGCGACGACGCCAGCTACGTCAACGGCGTGGCGATCGAGGCCAGCGGCGGCATGTCGCTCTGA
- a CDS encoding chorismate--pyruvate lyase family protein: protein MSAQSVRRGGWSPHLAFDAAITPNLRRWVTGDDGSLTARLVAASARFRVARLLQAPQRPLADEWQALGQADRTPALTREVLLICDDIPAIFAHTVVRLRHARRDWPFLRGLGERPLGGRLFVDPAVRREPFQFARLLPHHPLRQALHRVLPDMAAVPMLTARRSVFRRGGGVMLVTEVFLPDLLSRPSPGTEAVPHPKYMRTTDRSPVSTHTTETTKETTR from the coding sequence ATGAGCGCGCAGTCGGTGCGCCGCGGCGGCTGGAGCCCGCATCTGGCCTTCGATGCGGCCATCACGCCCAACCTGCGGCGCTGGGTTACCGGCGATGACGGCTCGCTGACGGCGCGGCTGGTGGCCGCGTCCGCGCGCTTTCGCGTGGCGCGGCTGCTGCAGGCGCCGCAGCGCCCGCTCGCCGACGAATGGCAGGCGCTGGGCCAGGCCGATCGCACTCCCGCGCTGACGCGCGAGGTGCTGCTGATCTGCGACGACATTCCCGCCATATTCGCCCACACCGTGGTGCGGCTGCGCCATGCGCGCCGCGACTGGCCGTTCCTGCGCGGGCTGGGCGAGCGCCCGCTGGGCGGGCGCCTGTTCGTCGATCCGGCGGTGCGGCGCGAGCCGTTCCAGTTTGCGCGGCTGCTGCCGCACCACCCGCTGCGCCAGGCCCTGCACCGCGTGCTGCCGGACATGGCGGCCGTGCCCATGCTGACCGCGCGGCGCTCGGTGTTCCGGCGCGGCGGCGGCGTCATGCTCGTGACAGAAGTGTTCCTGCCGGACCTGCTGTCGCGGCCATCCCCGGGGACCGAGGCGGTTCCGCATCCCAAATATATGCGGACCACAGACCGAAGCCCTGTTTCGACACACACTACCGAAACCACGAAAGAGACCACGAGATGA
- a CDS encoding YqiA/YcfP family alpha/beta fold hydrolase has protein sequence MLLYLHGFRSSPQSFKAQLVQARMREWGVGRYYACPTLNVSPALAIAQAEAAIRAARAGGDQDIAIVGSSLGGFYARWLGEQHGCKTVLLNPAIHPWTDLESYLGEQPLWHGGGSVTVERRHLQELLDLRVDTITRPERYYLIAATGDEVLDYREMVQACPGANIRVIEGSDHGISEFADYVDDVLAFCGYGPGGKVPAGAGAA, from the coding sequence ATGCTGCTGTATCTGCACGGATTCCGCTCTTCGCCCCAGTCGTTCAAGGCCCAGCTGGTGCAGGCGCGCATGCGCGAGTGGGGCGTGGGCCGTTACTACGCCTGCCCCACGCTAAATGTCTCGCCGGCGCTGGCGATCGCGCAGGCCGAGGCGGCGATTCGCGCCGCGCGGGCGGGCGGCGACCAGGACATCGCCATCGTCGGCTCGTCGCTGGGCGGCTTCTATGCGCGCTGGCTGGGCGAGCAGCACGGCTGCAAGACCGTCTTGCTCAATCCCGCCATCCATCCCTGGACCGACCTCGAAAGCTACCTGGGCGAACAGCCGCTGTGGCACGGCGGCGGTTCGGTCACGGTCGAACGCCGCCACTTGCAGGAACTGCTGGACCTGCGCGTGGACACCATCACCCGGCCCGAGCGCTACTACCTGATTGCCGCCACCGGCGACGAGGTGCTGGACTACCGCGAAATGGTGCAGGCATGCCCCGGCGCGAACATCCGCGTGATCGAGGGCAGCGACCACGGCATCAGCGAATTTGCCGACTACGTCGACGATGTGCTCGCCTTCTGCGGCTATGGCCCGGGCGGCAAGGTGCCCGCCGGCGCCGGCGCGGCATGA
- the mpl gene encoding UDP-N-acetylmuramate:L-alanyl-gamma-D-glutamyl-meso-diaminopimelate ligase: protein MHIHILGICGTFMGGLAVLAKQAGHRVTGCDANVYPPMSTQLEAQGIELIEGFDPAQLSLEPDLFVIGNVVSRGNPLMEAILDRNLPYVSGPQWLGEHVLARKWVLAVAGTHGKTTTTSMLAWILEDAGYNPGFLVGGVPQNFGISARVTESDFFVIEADEYDTAFFDKRSKFVHYRPRTAILNNLEYDHADIFPDLAAIETQFHHLVRTVPGQGRIVVNGVEESLARVLERGCWSEVEQFGVGDWRESDAAGSEAAPGKDAFDVWFGDAVEGTVVWDLQGTHNRMNALAAIAAARHVGVPAAQAIASLSRFANVKRRMEVRGVAGGVTVYDDFAHHPTAIQTTLDGLRRRVGKARILAVLEPRSNTMKLGVMKAQLPASLEQADLVFGYGAPAGKDALGWDLSEALAPLGATATAFQDLGALVQAVRAAARPGDHVLVMSNGGFGGVHQKLLDALAQGTAG from the coding sequence ATGCATATTCATATCCTTGGCATCTGCGGCACCTTCATGGGCGGCCTGGCGGTGCTGGCCAAGCAGGCCGGCCACCGCGTCACGGGCTGCGATGCCAACGTCTACCCGCCGATGAGCACCCAGCTCGAAGCCCAGGGAATCGAACTGATCGAGGGCTTCGACCCCGCCCAGCTGTCGCTGGAGCCGGACCTGTTCGTGATCGGCAACGTGGTCTCGCGCGGCAATCCGCTGATGGAGGCCATCCTTGACCGCAACCTCCCTTATGTGTCGGGCCCGCAATGGCTGGGCGAGCACGTGCTGGCGCGCAAGTGGGTGCTGGCGGTGGCCGGCACGCACGGCAAGACCACCACCACCTCGATGCTGGCCTGGATCCTCGAGGACGCCGGCTACAACCCGGGCTTCCTGGTCGGCGGGGTGCCGCAGAACTTCGGCATCTCGGCGCGGGTGACCGAATCGGACTTCTTCGTGATCGAGGCCGACGAGTACGACACGGCGTTTTTCGACAAGCGCAGCAAGTTCGTTCACTATCGCCCGCGCACCGCCATCCTGAACAACCTGGAATACGATCACGCCGACATCTTCCCGGATCTGGCCGCGATCGAGACCCAGTTCCATCACCTGGTGCGCACCGTGCCTGGCCAGGGCCGGATCGTCGTCAATGGCGTCGAAGAGAGCCTGGCGCGCGTGCTGGAGCGCGGCTGCTGGAGCGAAGTGGAGCAGTTCGGCGTTGGCGACTGGCGCGAGAGCGACGCTGCCGGCAGTGAGGCGGCGCCGGGCAAGGACGCGTTCGATGTGTGGTTCGGCGACGCCGTCGAAGGCACGGTGGTGTGGGACCTGCAGGGCACCCACAACCGCATGAACGCGCTCGCCGCGATCGCCGCCGCGCGCCATGTCGGGGTGCCGGCCGCGCAGGCCATCGCGTCGCTGTCGCGCTTCGCCAACGTCAAGCGCCGCATGGAAGTGCGCGGCGTGGCCGGCGGCGTCACGGTCTACGACGATTTCGCCCACCATCCCACCGCGATCCAGACCACGCTGGACGGGCTGCGCCGCCGCGTCGGCAAGGCCCGCATCCTGGCGGTGCTGGAGCCGCGTTCCAACACCATGAAGCTGGGCGTGATGAAGGCGCAGCTGCCGGCCAGCCTGGAGCAGGCCGACCTGGTGTTCGGCTACGGCGCTCCCGCCGGCAAGGACGCGCTGGGCTGGGACCTGTCCGAAGCACTGGCGCCGCTGGGCGCCACGGCCACCGCGTTCCAGGACCTGGGCGCGCTGGTGCAGGCGGTGCGCGCCGCGGCGCGGCCCGGCGACCATGTGCTGGTGATGAGCAACGGCGGCTTCGGCGGCGTGCACCAGAAGCTGCTGGACGCGCTGGCCCAGGGCACGGCCGGCTGA
- a CDS encoding TlpA family protein disulfide reductase, which produces MTDTIAPPARRSRLWLWIAVAVIACAAGALAGHFVFSPKPANDQAVETLFQSRLPDPAGTELDLGKLRGKTVVVNFWAPWCGPCVEEMPELTALHEEFKHREVEFVGIGIDSAANIQQFTQKVPVAYPLAVAGFAGTELSRNFGNSAGGLPYTVVINPDGSVKYRKMGRVTADELRAVLPRT; this is translated from the coding sequence ATGACTGATACCATCGCCCCGCCCGCCCGCCGCTCCCGCCTCTGGCTGTGGATCGCTGTCGCCGTGATCGCCTGTGCCGCCGGTGCGCTGGCCGGGCATTTCGTCTTTTCGCCCAAGCCAGCCAATGACCAGGCCGTCGAAACCTTGTTCCAGTCGCGGCTGCCCGACCCGGCTGGCACGGAACTCGATCTGGGCAAGCTGCGTGGCAAGACCGTGGTGGTCAACTTCTGGGCGCCGTGGTGCGGACCGTGCGTCGAGGAAATGCCGGAACTGACTGCCTTGCATGAGGAGTTCAAGCATCGCGAGGTGGAATTTGTCGGGATCGGTATCGATTCGGCGGCGAACATCCAGCAGTTCACCCAGAAGGTGCCAGTTGCGTACCCGCTGGCGGTGGCGGGATTTGCCGGCACCGAGTTGTCCCGCAATTTCGGCAACAGCGCCGGCGGCCTGCCCTATACCGTCGTCATCAATCCGGACGGATCGGTGAAGTATCGCAAGATGGGCCGGGTCACCGCGGACGAACTGCGTGCCGTGCTGCCGCGCACCTGA
- the aroQ gene encoding type II 3-dehydroquinate dehydratase, with translation MTASRSIRRSPRYRKVLVLHGPNLNLLGTREPETYGHTTLADIDAALAERAAKAGAALETFQSNHEGALVDRIHAARAEGVEFIIINPAAYTHTSVALRDALAGVAIPFIEVHLSNVHRRESFRHHSYFSDVAVGVVCGLGWQGYLLALDYVLGQEQPPPDGSGS, from the coding sequence GTGACTGCATCCCGCTCTATCCGTCGCTCACCCCGCTACCGCAAGGTGCTGGTCCTGCACGGGCCAAACCTTAACCTGCTGGGGACGCGCGAGCCGGAGACCTACGGGCACACCACGCTGGCCGATATCGACGCGGCCCTGGCCGAACGCGCGGCGAAAGCCGGCGCGGCGCTGGAGACGTTCCAGTCCAACCACGAGGGAGCGCTGGTCGACCGCATCCATGCCGCCCGCGCGGAAGGGGTCGAGTTCATCATCATCAACCCGGCTGCCTATACGCATACCAGCGTGGCGTTGCGCGATGCGCTGGCTGGCGTGGCGATCCCGTTCATCGAGGTGCACCTGTCGAACGTGCACCGGCGTGAAAGCTTCCGGCACCACTCCTACTTCTCGGACGTGGCGGTCGGGGTGGTCTGCGGGCTTGGCTGGCAGGGTTACCTGCTGGCGCTGGACTATGTACTGGGCCAGGAGCAGCCCCCGCCCGACGGTTCGGGGAGCTGA
- the accB gene encoding acetyl-CoA carboxylase biotin carboxyl carrier protein, which yields MDLRKLKTLIDLVAESGISELEVTEGDGKVRIVKQPPQVVAAPMTMPQMQALPAAAPAAAAPAGAAAPAAEPVAQLPAGHVVTSPMVGTFYRAPSPGAAPFVNVGDSVKEGQTVCIIEAMKLLNEIECDKAGVIKEILVENGQAVEYGQPLFVIG from the coding sequence ATGGACCTGCGCAAGCTGAAGACGCTTATCGACCTGGTGGCCGAATCCGGCATCTCCGAGCTGGAAGTCACCGAAGGCGACGGCAAGGTACGCATCGTCAAGCAACCGCCGCAAGTCGTCGCCGCGCCGATGACCATGCCGCAGATGCAGGCCCTGCCCGCCGCCGCGCCTGCCGCGGCCGCCCCAGCCGGCGCCGCCGCGCCGGCTGCCGAACCGGTTGCGCAGCTGCCCGCCGGCCATGTGGTGACCTCGCCGATGGTGGGCACGTTCTACCGCGCGCCGTCGCCCGGCGCCGCGCCCTTCGTCAACGTCGGCGATTCGGTCAAGGAAGGCCAGACCGTCTGCATCATCGAAGCCATGAAGCTGCTCAACGAGATCGAGTGCGACAAGGCCGGCGTCATCAAGGAAATCCTGGTCGAGAACGGCCAGGCCGTGGAATACGGCCAGCCGCTGTTCGTCATCGGCTGA
- the accC gene encoding acetyl-CoA carboxylase biotin carboxylase subunit translates to MFEKILIANRGEIALRIQRACRELGIKTVVVYSEADKEAKYVRLADEAVCIGPAPSPLSYLNMPAIISAAEVTDAQAIHPGYGFLSENADFAERVEKSGFVFIGPTADSIRLMGDKVSAKQAMIKAGVPCVPGSDGALPDDPKEILATARRVGYPVIIKAAGGGGGRGMRVVHTEAALINAVNMTREEAGRAFGNPEVYMEKFLENPRHVEIQILADQHKQAIWLGERDCSMQRRHQKVIEEAPAPHIPRRLIERIGDRCADACKKMGYRGAGTFEFLYENNEFYFIEMNTRVQVEHPVTEMITGIDIVQEQIRIAFGEKLRFRQKDVQFRGHAVECRINAEDPFKFIPSPGRITAWHMPGGPGVRVDSHAYDGYFVPPNYDSMIGKIISYGATREQAIARMRIALSEMVVDGIQTNVPLHRELMMDANFVEGGTSIHYLEHRLAERAKA, encoded by the coding sequence ATGTTTGAAAAAATTCTGATCGCGAACCGCGGCGAAATCGCTCTTCGCATCCAGCGCGCCTGCCGCGAACTGGGCATCAAGACGGTCGTGGTGTACTCCGAGGCCGACAAGGAGGCCAAGTACGTGCGCCTGGCAGACGAAGCCGTCTGCATCGGCCCGGCCCCGTCGCCGCTGTCGTACCTGAACATGCCCGCCATCATCTCGGCCGCCGAGGTGACCGACGCGCAGGCCATCCACCCCGGCTACGGCTTCCTGTCCGAGAACGCGGACTTTGCCGAGCGCGTGGAAAAGTCCGGCTTCGTCTTTATCGGCCCGACCGCCGACAGCATCCGCCTGATGGGCGACAAGGTCTCGGCCAAGCAGGCCATGATCAAGGCCGGCGTGCCGTGCGTGCCCGGCTCGGACGGCGCCCTGCCCGACGATCCCAAGGAAATCCTGGCGACCGCGCGCCGCGTCGGCTACCCGGTGATCATCAAGGCCGCCGGCGGCGGCGGTGGCCGCGGCATGCGCGTGGTGCATACCGAAGCCGCGCTGATCAACGCCGTCAACATGACGCGCGAAGAAGCCGGCCGCGCCTTCGGCAATCCCGAGGTCTACATGGAGAAGTTCCTCGAGAACCCGCGCCATGTGGAAATCCAGATCCTGGCCGACCAGCACAAGCAGGCCATCTGGCTGGGCGAGCGCGACTGCTCGATGCAGCGCCGCCACCAGAAGGTGATCGAGGAAGCTCCCGCGCCGCATATCCCGCGTCGCCTGATCGAGCGCATCGGCGACCGCTGCGCCGACGCGTGCAAGAAGATGGGCTACCGCGGCGCCGGCACCTTCGAGTTCCTGTACGAGAACAACGAGTTCTACTTCATCGAGATGAACACGCGCGTGCAGGTCGAGCACCCGGTCACCGAGATGATCACCGGCATCGATATCGTGCAGGAGCAGATCCGCATCGCCTTCGGCGAAAAGCTGCGCTTCCGCCAGAAGGACGTGCAGTTCCGCGGCCACGCGGTCGAATGCCGCATCAACGCAGAGGACCCGTTCAAGTTCATCCCGTCGCCGGGGCGCATCACCGCCTGGCACATGCCCGGCGGCCCGGGTGTGCGGGTCGACTCGCACGCGTATGATGGTTACTTCGTCCCGCCCAACTACGATTCGATGATCGGCAAGATCATCTCCTACGGCGCCACGCGCGAGCAGGCCATCGCCCGCATGCGCATCGCGCTGTCGGAAATGGTGGTGGACGGCATCCAGACCAACGTGCCGCTGCACCGCGAGCTGATGATGGACGCCAACTTCGTCGAGGGCGGCACCAGCATCCATTATCTCGAGCATCGCCTGGCAGAACGCGCGAAGGCCTGA
- the prmA gene encoding 50S ribosomal protein L11 methyltransferase, which produces MAFQECVIEVAQDQAEAWSDALFDLGALSVSVEDADADTPDEQPLFGEPGLEPKQLAWNRSRVVALFGDDADPAVVVAAAANQLGIDPVPAYQLRAVEDQDWVRLTQSQFEPIRVGERIWVVPSWHDAPEPDAVVLELDPGLAFGTGSHPTTRLCMQWLEQNLTPGETVLDYGCGSGILAIVARKLGAGDTVGIDIDPNAVEASRYNAERNRVEASFALPESVSDASYDLVVANILSNPLKLMAAMLSARVRAGGRLVLSGVLERQADEVAAAYAPWLPLTVWRSEEGWVCLHGTRP; this is translated from the coding sequence GTGGCATTTCAGGAATGTGTGATCGAAGTGGCGCAGGACCAGGCCGAAGCCTGGTCTGACGCCCTGTTCGACCTCGGCGCGCTGTCGGTCTCGGTGGAAGACGCCGACGCCGACACGCCCGACGAGCAGCCGCTCTTTGGCGAGCCCGGGCTGGAACCGAAGCAACTCGCGTGGAACCGCTCGCGCGTGGTCGCGCTGTTCGGCGACGATGCCGATCCGGCCGTGGTGGTGGCGGCCGCCGCCAACCAGCTCGGCATCGACCCGGTGCCGGCGTACCAGCTGCGCGCGGTCGAGGACCAGGACTGGGTGCGGCTGACGCAATCGCAGTTCGAGCCGATCCGCGTGGGCGAGCGCATCTGGGTGGTGCCGTCGTGGCACGACGCGCCCGAGCCCGACGCCGTGGTGCTGGAGCTCGACCCGGGCCTGGCCTTCGGCACCGGCAGCCATCCCACCACGCGGCTGTGCATGCAGTGGCTGGAGCAGAACCTGACACCAGGCGAAACCGTGCTCGACTACGGCTGCGGCTCCGGCATCCTGGCGATCGTCGCGCGCAAGCTGGGCGCGGGCGACACGGTCGGCATCGACATCGACCCCAACGCGGTGGAAGCGTCGCGCTACAACGCCGAGCGCAACCGCGTCGAGGCGTCGTTCGCGCTGCCGGAATCGGTGTCCGACGCCAGCTACGACCTGGTGGTCGCCAATATCCTGTCCAACCCGCTCAAGCTGATGGCCGCGATGCTGAGCGCGCGCGTGCGCGCCGGCGGGCGGCTGGTGCTGTCCGGCGTGCTCGAGCGCCAGGCCGACGAAGTCGCCGCGGCCTATGCGCCGTGGTTGCCGCTGACGGTGTGGCGCAGCGAGGAAGGCTGGGTCTGCCTGCACGGCACCCGTCCCTGA